A window of Aliarcobacter trophiarum LMG 25534 contains these coding sequences:
- the murA gene encoding UDP-N-acetylglucosamine 1-carboxyvinyltransferase yields the protein MDYLKIIGNQKLSGEISISGAKNAALPLIASTILAKNMVTISNLPDVADINTFLKLIKMLGGSFEKGQNSAKIDTSSIDNTTATYDIVKTMRASILVLGPLLARFGHCEVSLPGGCAIGQRPVDLHLKAMEAMGANIEILQGYIKATAPNGLKGAKIVFDKVTVGGTENTVMAAAMASGVTTIINAAKEPEIVQLCEVIAEAGVKIEGIGTSKIIIEGTGGKLLEMKDFAVIPDRIEAGTYMCVAAISNQKLTIKDINPTHLEAVTSKLEEMNFEIDVRENSLTIFPTSKILPVNIITTEYPGFPTDMQAQFMALATQAEGTSTIDERLFENRFMHVSELSRLGADIQLNGNIATIIGEKGALSGTDVMATDLRASSALVLAALVASGETNIHRIYHLDRGYEDLEGKLIKIGANIKRCKE from the coding sequence ATGGACTATTTAAAAATTATTGGAAATCAAAAACTAAGTGGTGAAATATCAATTTCTGGTGCAAAAAATGCAGCTCTTCCTTTGATAGCAAGTACAATCTTGGCAAAAAACATGGTAACTATATCAAATCTTCCAGATGTAGCAGATATAAATACTTTTTTAAAGCTTATTAAAATGTTAGGTGGTAGTTTTGAAAAAGGGCAAAATAGTGCAAAAATAGATACAAGTTCTATAGATAATACAACAGCAACATATGATATAGTAAAGACTATGAGAGCCTCTATTTTAGTTTTAGGACCACTTTTAGCTAGATTTGGACACTGTGAAGTTTCACTTCCTGGAGGTTGTGCAATTGGTCAAAGACCTGTTGATTTACACTTAAAAGCGATGGAAGCTATGGGTGCAAATATTGAGATTTTACAAGGTTATATAAAAGCAACTGCTCCAAATGGTCTAAAAGGTGCAAAAATAGTATTTGATAAAGTGACAGTTGGTGGAACAGAAAATACAGTTATGGCAGCTGCTATGGCAAGTGGAGTTACAACTATAATCAATGCAGCAAAAGAGCCAGAAATTGTACAATTATGTGAAGTTATTGCAGAAGCTGGAGTAAAAATAGAGGGGATTGGAACATCAAAAATAATCATAGAAGGAACAGGCGGAAAATTACTAGAAATGAAAGATTTTGCTGTAATTCCAGATAGAATTGAAGCTGGAACTTACATGTGCGTAGCAGCTATTTCAAATCAAAAATTAACTATAAAAGATATAAATCCTACACATTTAGAAGCAGTTACTTCAAAACTTGAAGAGATGAATTTTGAGATAGATGTAAGAGAAAATAGTCTTACAATTTTTCCAACATCAAAAATTTTACCTGTAAATATTATAACAACAGAGTATCCTGGATTTCCAACAGATATGCAAGCTCAGTTTATGGCTTTAGCAACACAAGCTGAAGGTACAAGTACAATAGATGAAAGACTTTTTGAAAATAGATTTATGCATGTGAGTGAACTATCAAGATTAGGGGCAGATATTCAGTTAAATGGTAATATTGCAACAATTATTGGTGAAAAAGGTGCCTTAAGTGGTACAGATGTAATGGCAACAGATTTAAGGGCTTCTTCTGCTTTAGTTCTTGCAGCTTTAGTTGCAAGTGGTGAGACAAATATACATAGAATATATCATCTTGATAGAGGTTATGAAGATTTAGAAGGAAAGCTTATAAAAATTGGTGCAAATATAAAAAGGTGCAAAGAGTAA
- a CDS encoding HNH endonuclease signature motif containing protein, producing MIDKIKGIFVKKEEEKLDKITIFINLVESYLKREHPNIVFDLSVYKNIKEEPNNQNEQVKKTLIIREIEKQFSDFIWEKTTQKSVKKELLWDGYGLNSQPNKRIPIDFSRRKELVFFREEGSCNRCGHIIQKIERAYIVLVKSFEQNGGYNLENLILLCQNCYSVTTYNSSNFSEVYLKLREDLYDMI from the coding sequence ATGATAGATAAAATAAAAGGTATTTTTGTAAAAAAAGAGGAAGAGAAACTTGACAAAATTACCATTTTTATCAATCTTGTAGAGAGTTATCTAAAAAGAGAACATCCAAATATAGTTTTTGATTTATCTGTTTATAAAAATATAAAAGAAGAGCCAAATAATCAAAATGAACAAGTAAAAAAAACACTTATTATAAGGGAAATTGAAAAACAATTTTCAGATTTTATTTGGGAAAAAACAACTCAGAAAAGTGTAAAAAAAGAGCTTCTTTGGGATGGATATGGTTTAAATTCTCAACCAAATAAAAGAATACCAATAGATTTTAGTAGAAGAAAAGAGCTTGTTTTTTTTAGAGAAGAGGGTAGTTGTAATAGATGTGGCCATATAATTCAAAAAATAGAGAGAGCTTATATAGTATTGGTTAAAAGCTTTGAACAAAATGGTGGTTATAATTTAGAAAATCTTATTTTACTTTGTCAAAATTGTTATAGTGTTACTACATATAATAGTAGTAATTTTTCGGAAGTTTATCTAAAACTAAGAGAAGATTTATACGATATGATTTGA
- a CDS encoding YihY/virulence factor BrkB family protein: MINSEKTLLKKSIELVNSFFNDDTSYFAASLSFFTIFSILPIIALGIAIISNIPEFDTYLDTFTSFLLNFLNPTHSNDIVNTLKNYISNSDKLGFIGIFYMLFVYIMFFKDYDYIVNKIHQTNRRAIYKSFFIYTIFFIVFPAIFIVLNLILNFYDGNIFKELLFFIFTWLIFFALFKVSVNKKISTKAAIISSFLTLLILSITKNLFVYYVVYNKTYSTIYGSLSTLLFSFLWIYISWIIYLYGFKLCHKLNLRYSNHIV; the protein is encoded by the coding sequence TTGATAAATAGTGAAAAAACTTTACTAAAAAAAAGTATAGAGCTTGTAAATTCATTTTTTAATGATGATACAAGCTACTTTGCTGCTAGTCTTAGTTTTTTTACTATATTCTCAATTTTACCTATTATTGCTCTAGGAATTGCAATAATTTCAAATATTCCAGAATTTGATACTTATCTTGATACTTTTACTAGCTTTTTACTAAACTTTTTAAATCCTACACACTCAAATGATATAGTAAATACTTTGAAGAACTATATATCAAACTCAGATAAACTAGGATTTATTGGAATATTTTATATGCTCTTTGTATATATTATGTTTTTCAAAGATTATGACTATATTGTAAATAAAATCCACCAAACAAATAGAAGAGCTATTTATAAATCATTTTTTATCTATACAATATTTTTTATAGTTTTTCCAGCTATTTTTATAGTTTTGAATCTAATTCTAAACTTTTATGATGGAAATATCTTTAAAGAACTACTTTTTTTTATCTTTACTTGGCTTATATTTTTTGCTCTTTTTAAAGTAAGTGTAAACAAAAAAATATCTACAAAAGCTGCCATTATCTCATCTTTTTTAACTCTTTTAATTTTGAGTATTACAAAAAATCTATTTGTGTATTATGTAGTTTACAATAAAACTTACTCTACAATCTATGGTTCACTTTCTACTTTACTTTTTAGTTTTTTATGGATTTATATATCATGGATTATCTACTTATATGGCTTTAAACTTTGCCATAAATTAAATCTTAGATATTCAAATCATATCGTATAA
- a CDS encoding FAD-binding oxidoreductase: MIDKKHLDYLTSIVEQDNIKTDKAHLIAFCYDATKSRFEPDAVVFPRNEEEISKILKYCNEHKIIIVPRGAGSGFTGGALPSNGGIILSLERHMNKLLEIDMQNMVAVVQPGLINMQLQKAVEEVGLFYPPDPASEEYSTLGGNVSENAGGMRAAKYGITKDYVVALRAVLPNGDIIVAGKKTIKDVAGYNTAGILIASEGTLAVITEITLKLIPKPKFKKTYMGVFPSVNSAMTAVFKSLASGANPVAMEFLDALVIKALKQKFPQISLPEHAGGILIGDVDGSSLADVDEQLNILKNSFGENGSIDFIVALDEEEGKKLWFARRNASPATMVFGTKKLNEDISVPRSKLPEALDEIYKIGEKYGFQVPCFGHAGDGNIHVNVMVKDKNNEKEMSDGHKAIEEIFQLVVDMGGTLSGEHGIGISKAPFMNIAFTEAEMNLFRNIKKAFDPNNILNPFKMGL, encoded by the coding sequence GTGATTGATAAAAAACATTTAGATTATTTAACTTCAATAGTTGAGCAAGATAATATTAAAACAGACAAAGCTCATCTAATAGCTTTTTGCTATGATGCAACAAAAAGTCGTTTTGAACCAGATGCTGTTGTTTTTCCACGAAATGAAGAAGAGATAAGCAAAATTTTGAAATATTGTAATGAGCATAAAATTATTATTGTTCCAAGAGGTGCTGGAAGTGGTTTTACTGGTGGTGCATTACCTTCTAATGGTGGAATAATTTTAAGTTTAGAACGACATATGAATAAACTACTTGAGATTGATATGCAAAATATGGTAGCAGTTGTACAACCAGGACTTATAAATATGCAACTTCAAAAAGCAGTGGAAGAAGTTGGTCTATTTTATCCACCAGATCCTGCTAGTGAGGAATACTCAACTTTGGGAGGAAATGTAAGCGAAAATGCTGGTGGTATGAGAGCTGCTAAATATGGTATTACAAAAGATTATGTAGTAGCTTTAAGAGCTGTTTTACCAAATGGAGATATCATAGTTGCAGGGAAAAAAACTATCAAGGATGTTGCTGGTTATAACACTGCTGGTATCTTAATAGCGAGTGAAGGAACTTTAGCAGTTATTACTGAAATCACTTTAAAACTTATTCCAAAACCAAAATTCAAAAAAACATATATGGGAGTATTTCCTAGTGTAAACAGTGCTATGACAGCTGTTTTTAAATCACTTGCAAGTGGAGCAAATCCTGTTGCTATGGAGTTTTTAGATGCACTTGTAATAAAAGCTTTAAAACAAAAATTTCCTCAGATTTCTCTTCCAGAACATGCTGGTGGGATTTTAATAGGTGATGTTGATGGCTCTAGTTTAGCTGATGTTGATGAACAGTTAAATATATTAAAAAACTCTTTTGGTGAAAATGGTTCAATAGATTTTATAGTAGCTCTTGATGAAGAAGAGGGTAAAAAACTCTGGTTCGCAAGAAGAAATGCAAGTCCAGCTACAATGGTTTTTGGAACAAAAAAATTAAATGAAGATATTAGTGTTCCAAGAAGTAAACTTCCTGAAGCTTTAGATGAAATCTATAAAATTGGTGAAAAATATGGTTTCCAAGTACCTTGTTTTGGACATGCAGGAGATGGAAATATTCATGTAAATGTTATGGTAAAAGATAAAAATAACGAAAAAGAGATGTCAGATGGACACAAAGCTATTGAAGAGATTTTCCAGCTTGTTGTTGATATGGGTGGAACTTTAAGTGGTGAACATGGAATTGGTATCTCAAAAGCTCCATTTATGAATATTGCATTTACTGAAGCTGAGATGAATCTATTTAGAAACATAAAAAAAGCTTTTGACCCAAACAATATTTTGAACCCTTTTAAAATGGGATTATAG